The following proteins are co-located in the Panthera uncia isolate 11264 chromosome F1, Puncia_PCG_1.0, whole genome shotgun sequence genome:
- the HLX gene encoding H2.0-like homeobox protein: protein MFAAGLAPFYASNFSLWSAAYCSSAGPGGCSFPLDPAAVKKPSFCIADILHAGVGEPGAAPEGLAGASAAALTAHLGSAHPHASFQAAARSPLRPTPVVAPSEVPAGFPQRLSPLSAAYHHHHPQQQQQQQQPPQQQQPPPPPRAGALQPPASGARGVPNPPHSGSAPAPSSKDLKFGIDRILSAEFDPKVKEGNTLRDLTSLLTSGRPAGVHLPGLQPSAGQFFASLDPINEASAILSPLSSNPRNSVQHQFQDTFPGPYAVLTKDTMPQTYKRKRSWSRAVFSNLQRKGLEKRFEIQKYVTKPDRKQLAAMLGLTDAQVKVWFQNRRMKWRHSKEAQAQKDKDKEAGEKPSGGAAAADGEQEERSLSRSEGEAESESSDSESLDMAPSDTERTEGAERSLHQTTVIKASAAGALLPAGGGGSAGSGGGVGGSFGFGSLGGGGGAGSGGGASELLPAPQPTLSGAPQSPEPAPAPLGGL, encoded by the exons ATGTTCGCCGCCGGGCTGGCTCCCTTCTACGCCTCCAACTTCAGCCTCTGGTCGGCCGCTTACTGCTCCTCGGCCGGCCCGGGCGGCTGCTCCTTCCCCCTGGACCCCGCCGCGGTCAAGAAACCCTCCTTCTGCATCGCAGACATCCTGCACGCCGGCGTGGGGGAGCCGGGGGCGGCCCCGGAGGGTCTGGCGGGGGCCTCGGCCGCCGCCCTCACCGCGCACTTGGGCTCGGCTCACCCGCACGCCTCTTTCCAAGCTGCCGCCAGATCCCCGCTTCGACCCACCCCGGTGGTGGCGCCCTCCGAAGTCCCGGCTGGCTTCCCGCAGCGGCTGTCTCCGCTCTCAGCCGcctaccaccaccatcacccacagcaacaacagcagcagcaacaaccaCCGCAGCAGCAACAGCCTCCGCCTCCACCCCGGGCTGGCGCCTTGCAGCCTCCGGCCTCTGGGGCGCGGGGGGTCCCGAATCCCCCCCATAGCGGCTCGGCCCCGGCCCCCTCCAGCAAGGACCTCAAATTTGGAATTGACCGCATTTTGTCTGCAGAATTTGACCCCAAAGTCAAGGAAGGCAACACGCTGAGAG ACCTCACGTCCCTGCTAACCAGCGGGCGGCCCGCAGGCGTACACCTTCCCGGCCTGCAGCCTTCTGCCGGCCAGTTCTTCGCGTCTCTAGATCCCATTAACGAGGCTTCTGCCATCCTGAGCCCCTTAAGCTCGAACCCGAGAAATTCAGTCCAGCATCAGTTTCAAGACACGTTTCCAG GTCCCTACGCTGTGCTCACGAAGGACACCATGCCGCAGACGTACAAGAGGAAGCGCTCATGGTCACGGGCTGTCTTCTCCAACCTGCAGAGGAAAGGCCTGGAGAAGAGGTTTGAGATTCAGAAGTACGTGACGAAGCCCGACCGAAAGCAGCTGGCCGCGATGCTGGGCCTCACCGACGCGCAG GTGAAGGTGTGGTTCCAGAACCGGCGGATGAAGTGGCGGCACTCCAAGGAGGCCCAGGCCCagaaggacaaggacaaggaggCGGGCGAGAAGCCGTCGGGCGGCGCCGCGGCCGCCGACGGCGAGCAAGAGGAGCGGAGCCTCAGCCGCTCGGAGGGCGAGGCCGAGAGCGAGAGCAGCGACTCCGAGTCTCTGGACATGGCCCCCAGCGACACGGAGCGGACCGAGGGGGCCGAGCGGTCACTGCACCAGACCACGGTCATCAAGGCCTCGGCCGCCGGCGCCCTCCTCCCggccggcggcggcgggagcgcgGGAAGCGGCGGCGGCGTTGGCGGCAGTTTCGGCTTCGGCAGCcttggcggcggcggcggcgcgggtaGCGGCGGCGGCGCCTCGGAGCTGCTGCCCGCGCCCCAGCCCACCCTCAGCGGCGCTCCGCAGAGCCCCGAGCCCGCCCCGGCGCCGCTGGGCGGCCTGTAG